Proteins encoded within one genomic window of Hevea brasiliensis isolate MT/VB/25A 57/8 chromosome 8, ASM3005281v1, whole genome shotgun sequence:
- the LOC110648981 gene encoding gibberellin 2-beta-dioxygenase 2: MASSAQKQHQHLPKIYSTTSAPPPTPSSHTHHVTSAADADALSRLLHRLPPTLSLPTRRSTPATSPPVVSLSDPNSSDLLLSASSQLGFFQVTDHDIPSQIAKSSESESLSLFQLTRDKKESYFPENWPLGFEDDEDGKSESFWLDANCSPGSTELKLSSLHELTRALEKVGLEIIEMLSREVGFENPLKEDPTRICSLMLVHEGSYEDKPAISGGFYPYIVGLQYQIRSHKYSLLADSGWVAVQPQADSVMVTVGDIAQVWSNGRLKKVRGRPLACMGEGKNSSSISMTLLVTLPTESTVSPLLPKPIINEENANNESEVAEEVEEASHGIGSNSKEEGRLFSSFSFEDYAWRVYHEPLLLKDPLDKYRIIN; this comes from the exons CAGCTCCACCACCAACGCCCTCGTCTCACACCCACCACGTCACCTCAGCCGCCGACGCTGATGCTCTCTCCCGCCTCCTCCACCGCCTCCCTCCTACCCTTTCCCTTCCTACTCGTCGCTCTACTCCTGCCACCTCTCCCCCTGTCGTCTCCCTCTCTGACCCAAACTCTAGCGATCTCCTCCTCTCTGCCTCTTCTCAACTCGGCTTCTTTCAAGTCACCGATCATGATATACCTTCTCAGATAGCTAAATCCTCCGAGTCGGAATCGCTCTCTCTCTTTCAGCTCACTAGAGATAAAAAAGAATCGTACTTCCCCGAGAACTGGCCTTTGGGTTTTGAAGATGATGAAGATGGAAAGAGTGAGTCGTTTTGGCTGGACGCAAACTGTTCCCCTGGATCAACCGAGTTGAAGTTATCTTCTCTGCACGAGTTAACTCGGGCTTTAGAGAAAGTTGGGCTGGAGATTATTGAAATGCTTTCTCGCGAGGTGGGATTTGAGAACCCGTTAAAGGAAGATCCGACCCGAATTTGTTCATTAATGTTGGTTCACGAGGGCTCATACGAGGATAAACCAGCTATATCGGGTGGGTTTTATCCATATATAGTTGGGTTACAATATCAAATCCGGAGCCACAAGTATTCGTTGCTGGCGGATTCGGGTTGGGTTGCTGTGCAGCCTCAAGCGGACTCGGTTATGGTCACCGTAGGCGACATTGCTCAG GTGTGGAGCAATGGGAGATTGAAGAAAGTAAGAGGAAGACCACTGGCTTGCATGGGAGAAGGCAAAAATTCAAGCTCCATATCAATGACATTACTTGTGACTCTTCCTACAGAAAGCACAGTGTCACCCCTTCTTCCTAAGCCAATTATAAATGAAGAAAATGCCAATAATGAAAGTGAAGTTGCAGAAGAAGTTGAAGAAGCAAGCCATGGCATTGGCAGTAACAGCAAGGAGGAAGGGAGATTGTTTAGCTCATTTTCTTTTGAAGACTATGCTTGGAGAGTCTATCATGAGCCTCTCCTCTTGAAAGACCCACTTGATAAATACCGTATAATTAATTAG